The Oryzias melastigma strain HK-1 linkage group LG13, ASM292280v2, whole genome shotgun sequence genome window below encodes:
- the mffa gene encoding mitochondrial fission factor homolog B isoform X1, which produces MSGAAFPSPTAEMAEINRIQYELEYTEGISQKMRIPEMLKVAPHALEDPAVGKQDLFPGVIMQVPERIVISGDSADPQYSRPRDLDLIQSTPVESLSLKTPPRVLTLSERPLDFLEEEQRGAPESEELMRPQGRLRRERSASENATARHSSHLPSNDSIAAPPRPATVQCPPPSVAEELDMYNASGVISFIQSTTRRAYQQVLEVLDENPRSKPSLRGGSASSSNPLHDPRLGLSTYEASLEGPSEDLTVVDATTIRRQLIKLNRRLQHLEEENKERAKREMIMYSIAAAFWLINTWVWMRR; this is translated from the exons ATGAGTGGAGCAGCATTTCCTTCGCCAACAGCAGAGATGGCGGAGATCAACCGTATCCAGTACGAGCTGGAGTACACTGAGGGCATCAGCCAGAAGATGCGCATTCCCGAGATGCTGAAAGTGGCTCCTCACGCCTTGGAGGACCCCGCTGTGGGAAAACAGGACCTATTCCCAGGTGTCATAATGCAAGTCCCTGAAAGAATTGTGATCTCAG GAGATTCTGCAGACCCTCAGTACTCCAGACCCAGAGATCTAGACCTCATCCAGTCAACACCAGTAGAAAGTCTGTCCCTCAAAACTCCCCCCAGGGTCCTCACTCTCAGTGAGCGGCCTCTGGACTTTTTAGAAGAGGAGCAGCGTGGAGCTCCAGAGAGTGAGGAGCTG ATGCGGCCCCAAGGACGCCTGCGCAGGGAACGGTCGGCCAGCGAGAACGCCACCGCCCGCCATAGCAGCCACCTGCCATCCAATGATTCAAT TGCCGCCCCACCCCGCCCAGCCACTGTCCAATGCCCCCCTCCCAGCGTGGCTGAGGAGCTCGACATGTACAACGCTAGTGGTGTTATATCTTTTATCCAGTCCACCACCCGTCGGGCCTACCAACAGGTCCTGGAGGTCCTGGATGAAAACCCACGCAG CAAACCATCACTGCGAGGGGGGTCGGCCTCCAGCTCCAACCCCCTGCACGACCCCAG GCTTGGGTTATCAACATATGAGGCTTCTCTGGAGGGGCCGAGTGAAGACCTGACCGTGGTCGATGCTACGACGATTCGACGTCAG CTCATCAAACTGAACCGGAGACTCCAACATCTGGAGGAGGAGAACAAGGAGAGAGCAAAGCGAGAGATGATCATGTACTCTATCGCCGCTGCTTTCTGGCTCATCAACACTTGGGTGTGGATGCGGCGTTAG
- the mffa gene encoding mitochondrial fission factor homolog B isoform X2 — MSGAAFPSPTAEMAEINRIQYELEYTEGISQKMRIPEMLKVAPHALEDPAVGKQDLFPGVIMQVPERIVISGDSADPQYSRPRDLDLIQSTPVESLSLKTPPRVLTLSERPLDFLEEEQRGAPESEELMRPQGRLRRERSASENATARHSSHLPSNDSIKPSLRGGSASSSNPLHDPRLGLSTYEASLEGPSEDLTVVDATTIRRQLIKLNRRLQHLEEENKERAKREMIMYSIAAAFWLINTWVWMRR, encoded by the exons ATGAGTGGAGCAGCATTTCCTTCGCCAACAGCAGAGATGGCGGAGATCAACCGTATCCAGTACGAGCTGGAGTACACTGAGGGCATCAGCCAGAAGATGCGCATTCCCGAGATGCTGAAAGTGGCTCCTCACGCCTTGGAGGACCCCGCTGTGGGAAAACAGGACCTATTCCCAGGTGTCATAATGCAAGTCCCTGAAAGAATTGTGATCTCAG GAGATTCTGCAGACCCTCAGTACTCCAGACCCAGAGATCTAGACCTCATCCAGTCAACACCAGTAGAAAGTCTGTCCCTCAAAACTCCCCCCAGGGTCCTCACTCTCAGTGAGCGGCCTCTGGACTTTTTAGAAGAGGAGCAGCGTGGAGCTCCAGAGAGTGAGGAGCTG ATGCGGCCCCAAGGACGCCTGCGCAGGGAACGGTCGGCCAGCGAGAACGCCACCGCCCGCCATAGCAGCCACCTGCCATCCAATGATTCAAT CAAACCATCACTGCGAGGGGGGTCGGCCTCCAGCTCCAACCCCCTGCACGACCCCAG GCTTGGGTTATCAACATATGAGGCTTCTCTGGAGGGGCCGAGTGAAGACCTGACCGTGGTCGATGCTACGACGATTCGACGTCAG CTCATCAAACTGAACCGGAGACTCCAACATCTGGAGGAGGAGAACAAGGAGAGAGCAAAGCGAGAGATGATCATGTACTCTATCGCCGCTGCTTTCTGGCTCATCAACACTTGGGTGTGGATGCGGCGTTAG